A single region of the Vagococcus teuberi genome encodes:
- a CDS encoding C39 family peptidase: MKSKKFNYVMLTVLLANIATYPVIGLAENTSEEPKSEKINGDTSTSSQVINGQDNQLESATSDSILTESEMSTQTTSLDETTATTTTDTSEENKEEIEKTRAVINEKLGIKYEAHIQNLGWQKEVNNGELAGTTGRNLALEGLKISLDKTNSDLSGGIEYRSHVRNIGWQNWTSEGQIAGTVGKALPTEAYQIRLTGEIAEKYNIYYRVHTTNLGWLGWAKNGEMSGSEGFAYNVQAIEIKLLEKNETPPTSTETPYVKKTTLNYQAHVQDIGWQSNVSDGKIAGTTGRNKGVEGLKINLSDAAESGNIQYRAHVRNIGWQDWVTGGQLAGTVGKALPTEAYEIKLTGELAKNYDVYYRVHSSNVGWLGWAKNGQSAGTQGFAFKVEAIEVRLIPKYTSAPALGNAFLKSEQVSYQTHVKNIGWQNAVTSGAVAGTTGRNLWVEGLKLSVPNQTISGSIQYKSHIRNIGWQDWVENGQLAGTVGRALPTEAYQIRLTGELSKIYDVYYRVHAQNFGWLGWAKNGQSAGTEGYAYHVEAIQVTLVPKGGSAPGKLGDSFRVKKTSNIITSVPYVSQYAPIYAPWGCAVASMTMLLRSKGVSVDMKYALDNLPMYPADKGGQKGDVYTGAGFGWVITPQSLTQYMKKWYPNVYNITGVTSNGIKNHIIDGNPVLFYGYTSHQKDTVRNHAKVVVGYKDNKFLVYDPLYYSESAGPMSGGKHPKYDRGAKYWVTEKDFNEEFAGRAIVIK; encoded by the coding sequence ATGAAAAGTAAAAAATTTAATTATGTAATGTTGACGGTTTTGTTAGCTAATATAGCTACTTATCCTGTAATTGGTTTGGCCGAAAATACTTCTGAGGAACCTAAGTCAGAAAAAATAAATGGTGATACATCGACTTCATCACAAGTTATTAATGGTCAAGATAACCAGCTTGAATCCGCTACGTCAGATAGTATATTAACAGAATCAGAAATGTCTACGCAAACCACTAGTTTGGATGAAACAACAGCAACGACAACGACGGATACATCAGAAGAAAATAAAGAAGAAATAGAAAAAACACGTGCTGTAATAAATGAAAAATTAGGAATTAAGTATGAAGCACATATTCAAAACTTAGGTTGGCAAAAAGAAGTAAACAATGGAGAATTAGCTGGAACAACAGGTAGAAACTTAGCTTTAGAGGGATTAAAAATTTCCTTAGATAAAACAAATTCAGATTTATCTGGCGGAATAGAATACCGCTCTCATGTACGGAATATCGGTTGGCAAAATTGGACTTCAGAAGGACAAATTGCAGGAACAGTTGGTAAAGCATTGCCAACAGAAGCATATCAAATTCGTTTAACAGGAGAAATAGCTGAAAAGTATAATATTTATTATCGAGTTCATACAACAAATTTAGGCTGGTTAGGCTGGGCTAAAAATGGAGAGATGTCTGGTAGTGAAGGTTTTGCATATAATGTTCAAGCGATTGAAATTAAATTATTGGAGAAAAATGAAACACCACCAACAAGTACAGAAACTCCTTATGTTAAAAAAACTACGTTAAATTATCAAGCCCATGTTCAAGATATCGGTTGGCAATCAAATGTTTCAGACGGTAAAATTGCTGGAACGACAGGTCGAAATAAAGGCGTTGAAGGTCTAAAAATTAATTTAAGCGATGCAGCGGAATCAGGTAATATACAATATCGTGCCCATGTTCGAAATATCGGTTGGCAAGATTGGGTTACTGGTGGTCAGTTAGCAGGAACAGTTGGTAAAGCACTACCAACAGAAGCTTATGAAATAAAGTTAACAGGTGAATTAGCGAAAAATTACGATGTTTATTATCGAGTTCATTCTTCAAATGTTGGTTGGCTTGGTTGGGCTAAAAATGGTCAGTCTGCAGGGACTCAAGGATTTGCATTTAAAGTTGAAGCCATAGAAGTTAGATTGATACCTAAATATACTAGTGCTCCAGCTCTTGGAAATGCTTTTCTAAAAAGTGAACAAGTTTCATATCAAACACACGTGAAAAACATTGGATGGCAAAATGCTGTTACAAGTGGCGCAGTAGCTGGAACAACAGGTAGAAATCTATGGGTAGAGGGATTAAAATTATCCGTTCCAAATCAAACTATTAGCGGTAGTATTCAGTATAAATCACATATTCGAAATATCGGTTGGCAAGATTGGGTTGAGAATGGACAACTTGCAGGAACAGTTGGAAGAGCATTACCAACGGAAGCATATCAAATTAGACTAACGGGAGAGCTAAGTAAAATATACGATGTTTATTATCGTGTGCATGCTCAAAATTTCGGTTGGTTAGGTTGGGCTAAGAATGGTCAATCTGCTGGAACAGAAGGATACGCTTATCATGTAGAAGCTATACAAGTGACATTGGTACCTAAAGGAGGAAGTGCTCCTGGAAAATTAGGGGATTCATTTAGAGTTAAGAAAACATCTAATATAATTACCAGTGTGCCTTATGTGAGTCAATATGCTCCTATATATGCACCTTGGGGATGTGCTGTAGCTTCTATGACCATGTTACTAAGATCAAAAGGTGTTTCAGTAGATATGAAATACGCTTTAGATAATTTACCTATGTATCCTGCTGATAAAGGTGGGCAAAAAGGTGATGTTTATACAGGTGCCGGTTTTGGTTGGGTTATTACACCTCAATCGTTAACGCAATATATGAAAAAATGGTATCCAAACGTGTATAACATTACTGGTGTTACATCAAATGGAATTAAAAATCATATTATAGACGGAAACCCAGTATTATTTTATGGGTATACTTCTCATCAAAAAGATACTGTAAGAAACCATGCAAAAGTAGTAGTTGGATATAAAGATAATAAGTTTTTAGTATATGATCCATTATACTATAGTGAATCAGCAGGACCTATGTCTGGTGGAAAACACCCTAAATATGATAGAGGTGCTAAATATTGGGTAACAGAAAAAGACTTTAATGAAGAATTTGCTGGAAGAGCAATAGTCATAAAATAA